In the Diachasmimorpha longicaudata isolate KC_UGA_2023 chromosome 1, iyDiaLong2, whole genome shotgun sequence genome, one interval contains:
- the LOC135168980 gene encoding uncharacterized protein LOC135168980 produces MANEIRLSKLRRQRGNIQASITMFKATLDSYMSLPNEERIPERLQFALDNLKERFQRFEEIQEELEEADPEVEGPKRFELLLKYESVVGDALHQLSRLQRSETPIALQERNTLGAPATPNSTASLLSLMRLPELDIPKFDGSYESYHPFWDIYDCTINQNSDLSKVQKLQYFRSLLTGRAAKAIESLSNTEENYDTALEIIKKKFDNTRKIVRRHWELLQEYPRLIRDTPEALGHLVDTFYQHTRALSNLKQPVEQWDLPLIHLIQSKISPETVYLWELKIKDSNLPKYTSLLEFLENRSHCSSVSTSSARVEKSSYSRGRRQAFVTSSVPTAVSCVVCKENHTIMKCPKFKTLTPLDRYKEAKKLSLCINCLTPGHGVNTCNSRSCLHCKKPHNSLLHRSEASPREQAATTADQTQSLAESSHHTTLIVNSSTCDLMVTAKLKVLNNNNSFIDCRALLDTCSTTNFITESLAMSLGLPKKHFSTSVGALNTVTTTTKHIITATIRSRINDEERTITFLTVPTISTMVPGQPLDRNKIKISSNLKLADPDFHQPAPIDMLLGTGTTLSFLGSSKMRISAKDQPALFLMQTALGWVIGGSAPTSTSSHRRLCHLQNTNSLVFDLTKFWEIENTTEKHQLNTIETTCEQHFKEHVMRDPTGRYIVALPFNEKISSLGVSRSRAYNRFKSCEKKFHRDSQLATRYRAVIQEYIDLGHMTEINTSNLIEHGYYLPHHAIFKEGSLTTKLRVVFDGSAKTNTGISLNDALHIGPTIQEDIVSLLTRFRLHRYVLTGDIEKMYRQVLVRPEDRKYQRILWRDDDGPIRTFELNTVTFGLSAAPYLAIRCLHQLADDEQHLYPTAATILKRDFYVDDLITGAQTREEAITIRNELERLMKLGHFNLRQWASNDPTILQDLPAEDINKHLQLGDSTTLKTLGVSWDSTADTIKYSVKITLDADQITKRIILSKTARLFDPLGLLSPVIIVAKTFMQKLWELKLDWDTILPLDLQEEWLKFYKQLPMLEKLTFPRGALIIEATNIQLHGFCDASKMAYGACLYLRSVDKHGNIQVTLLCAKSRVAPLKEQTIPRLELCGAQLLTSLISNVQAAINHKVDEIFYWTDSTVVLHWLNTSPHKLQVFVSNRVAEIQQKTNIKNWKHVRTHENPADLVSRGQTPTEFIKPSLWVYGPTWLQRHESEWPNLQLEFSSHIPDLRKSPASTIETCLASTTGPTSSNIWSSSITKLQRIIAYCLRFKNRRRGLLILDELQTALHAIVYWVQRETFAAIIKELQHPQTTENKSSALAKFAKLTPFLDKDNLLRVGGRLTNANIPYAQRHPLILPRRHPVTDHIIRNEHILQLHAGPQATLYAVRLRFWLLDGRNSVRRIVRACVKCIRHKPPSVDYIMGNLPAARVTESRPFTNVGIDYCGPFFIKEKKVRNRGRIKVYVAVFVCLATKAVHLEIVSDLTTEGFLAALRRFIARRGVCSHIYSDNGTNFVGANNELKEIHEFLMNEDQQQKILQFATLKEIRWHFIPAQSPNFGGLWESAVKSFKHHLKRIVTNELLTFEEFNTLTIEIEAVLNSRPLTSLSTDPNDPIALTPGHFLIGDSLTNLRAPDFRETPKNRLSTWQHIQKLKQDFWARWHREYISGLNVKSKWTLGEHQIKEGTIVIIKEDNLPPMQWALGRVIKTHAGTDGIIRTVTVKTAKGTYERNVRKLAPLPNTDDSTC; encoded by the exons ATGGCGAACGAGATCAGACTCAGCAAGCTCAGACGTCAACGGGGCAACATCCAAGCATCCATCACGATGTTTAAGGCAACATTGGACTCGTACATGTCATTACCCAATGAAGAACGCATTCCGGAAAGGCTCCAGTTTGCATTGGATAACTTGAAGGAACGGTTTCAACGTTTCGAAGAAATTCAAGAGGAGCTAGAGGAAGCAGATCCAGAAGTAGAGGGACCGAAACGTTTCGAACTTCTATTGAAATATGAATCAGTCGTCGGTGATGCTCTTCATCAACTTTCTCGTTTGCAGCGATCGGAGACACCAATTGCTCTACAAGAGCGTAATACTCTGGGGGCTCCTGCTACGCCAAACTCAACGGCATCTCTACTATCACTCATGCGACTACCTGAACTTGACATTCCCAAGTTCGATGGTTCATATGAGAGTTATCATCCGTTTTGGGATATATACGATTGTACCATCAATCAGAACTCGGACTTATCCAAGGTCCAAAAACTACAATATTTTCGGAGTCTCCTAACTGGAAGAGCTGCCAAGGCCATCGAATCTTTGTCAAACACTGAAGAGAACTACGACACCGCTCTGGAGATCATCAAGAAAAAATTCGACAATACCAGGAAAATTGTTCGCAGACATTGGGAACTACTACAAGAATATCCCAGACTCATTAGAGACACACCAGAGGCACTAGGTCATTTAGTTGACACATTTTATCAGCACACTAGGGCGCTGAGTAACCTCAAGCAACCGGTGGAGCAATGGGATCTTCCACTCATCCATCTGATacaatcaaaaatttctccagagacagtttatctttgggaattgaaaattaaagattCCAATCTCCCTAAATACACCAGCCTACTGGAATTCCTGGAAAATCGTTCTCATTGTTCCTCTGTAAGTACTTCATCTGCACGtgtggaaaaatcgagttacAGCCGGGGACGACGTCAAGCTTTTGTAACATCCAGCGTACCTACAGCAGTTTCATGTGTTGTGTGTAAAGAAAACCACACAATTATGAAATGCCCAAAATTTAAAACCTTAACACCATTGGATCGTTACAAGGAGGCGAAAAAACTCTCTCTTTGTATCAACTGTCTCACACCAGGGCATGGTGTCAATACCTGCAATTCCAGGAGTTGTCTACATTGCAAGAAACCCCACAACTCACTTCTGCATCGGTCAGAAGCATCGCCAAGGGAACAAGCCGCCACTACTGCAG ACCAGACACAGAGCCTCGCTGAATCATCACACCATACGACACTGATCGTTAACTCGTCCACGTGTGATTTGATGGTAACAGCCAAACTGAAggtattaaataataataactcatTCATTGACTGTCGTGCGTTATTGGACACATGTTCAACAACAAATTTCATTACCGAAAGTTTGGCAATGTCACTTGGACTACCAAAGAAACACTTCTCGACATCAGTTGGAGCTCTAAATACAGTCACTACGACAACAAAACATATTATCACAGCTACTATACGTTCGCGAATCAATGACGAAGAGCGAACAATTACATTTTTGACGGTTCCCACTATTTCGACAATGGTACCAGGCCAACCACTAGataggaataaaataaaaatctcctcTAATTTGAAACTTGCGGACCCAGATTTTCATCAACCTGCTCCGATCGACATGTTACTCGGAACAGGCACCACCCTTTCGTTTCTTGGATCCTCAAAAATGCGAATTTCCGCTAAAGATCAGCCCGCTCTATTCCTCATGCAGACTGCGCTCGGTTGGGTAATTGGCGGAAGCGCTCCCACGTCTACATCATCTCATCGTCGCTTATGTCATCTTCAAAATACAAACTCTTTAGTATTTGATCTAACAAAATTCTGGGAAATAGAGAATACTACGGAAAAACATCAATTAAATACTATAGAAACCACGTGTGAGCAACACTTCAAAGAACATGTGATGAGAGACCCAACTGGACGATATATCGTAGCACTTCCGTTCAACGAGAAGATTTCTTCACTCGGGGTATCAAGATCAAGGGCCTACAATCGCTTTAAATCTTgcgagaaaaaattccatcgcGATTCTCAACTTGCTACGCGGTACAGAGCGGTCATCCAAGAATATATAGATCTTGGGCACATGACTGAAATTAATACTTCAAATCTAATTGAACACGGTTATTATTTACCGCACCACGCAATATTTAAGGAAGGCAGCCTAACGACAAAATTGCGAGTCGTTTTTGACGGATCTGCAAAAACCAACACAGGGATTTCTTTAAATGATGCACTTCACATAGGCCCCACAATACAAGAGGACATTGTTTCTCTACTCACAAGATTTCGTTTACACCGATACGTTCTGACGGGCGACATTGAGAAAATGTATCGACAAGTTCTCGTGCGCCCTGAAGATCGCAAGTATCAGAGGATCTTATGGCGTGATGATGATGGACCCATACGAACTTTCGAACTCAACACAGTGACATTTGGACTGTCTGCTGCTCCCTACCTCGCAATCAGATGCCTCCATCAACTAGCTGATGACGAGCAACACCTGTACCCAACTGCAGCTACAATTTTGAAAAGGGATTTTTACGTCGATGACCTTATTACTGGAGCACAAACTCGTGAGGAAGCCATCACTATTCGAAATGAACTCGAAAGGCTAATGAAATTGGGCCACTTCAATCTTCGGCAATGGGCATCTAACGATCCCACTATTCTCCAAGACCTTCCAGCAGAGGATATTAATAAACATCTCCAACTTGGTGATTCCACAACATTGAAGACCCTGGGAGTATCTTGGGACTCAACCGCTGATACGATTAAATATTCCGTTAAAATTACTCTAGATGCTGACCAAATAAcaaagagaataattttgtcaaaaaCAGCCAGATTATTCGATCCATTGGGATTACTATCACCTGTCATAATTGTTGCCAAGACATTTAtgcaaaaattatgggaactAAAGTTGGATTGGGACACAATTTTGCCACTAGATTTGCAGGAGGAATGGCTGAAATTCTACAAACAACTTCCAATGCTGGAAAAACTCACATTCCCACGGGGAGCTCTAATCATCGAAGCCACGAACATTCAACTCCACGGATTTTGCGATGCTAGCAAAATGGCGTATGGAGCTTGTCTGTATCTCCGATCTGTTGACAAACATGGCAACATTCAAGTCACTTTACTTTGTGCAAAATCTCGCGTTGCGCCATTGAAAGAGCAAACGATACCACGTTTAGAATTGTGCGGGGCACAACTTTTAACATCACTCATCAGCAACGTACAAGCAGCCATTAACCACAAAGtcgatgaaatattttattggacCGATTCAACAGTTGTTTTACATTGGTTGAATACTTCACCACATAAATTACAAGTCTTCGTCAGCAATCGCGTTGCAGAAATCCAGCAAAAAACCAACATTAAGAACTGGAAACACGTACGTACTCATGAAAATCCAGCTGATCTGGTGTCACGTGGGCAAACACCAACTGAATTTATCAAGCCTTCACTTTGGGTTTACGGTCCAACATGGCTACAACGTCATGAAAGTGAATGGCCCAATCTACAACTAGAATTCTCATCTCATATACCTGATTTACGAAAATCACCAGCATCTACAATAGAAACCTGTTTAGCCTCGACAACTGGTCCTACGTCATCAAATATCTGGTCTTCTTCTATAACCAAGTTGCAACGTATAATTGCTTATTGTTTGAGATTCAAAAATCGTCGTCGAGGCCTACTAATCCTTGATGAACTTCAAACCGCTCTTCACGCCATTGTATACTGGGTGCAAAGGGAAACCTTCGCAGCGATCATCAAGGAGCTCCAACACCCTCAGACTACTGAGAATAAATCATCAGCATTGGCtaaatttgcaaaattaacTCCATTTCTTGACAAAGATAATTTATTGCGAGTGGGTGGACGTTTGACAAATGCAAATATTCCATATGCTCAACGCCATCCTCTCATCCTTCCAAGAAGACATCCAGTTACTGATCATATCATCAGGAATGAACACATACTGCAACTACATGCCGGTCCTCAAGCTACATTGTATGCTGTTCGTCTTCGTTTCTGGCTACTAGATGGACGCAATTCAGTTCGTCGCATCGTTAGGGCTTGTGTCAAATGCATCAGACACAAGCCACCTTCCGTAGATTATATCATGGGCAACCTACCTGCGGCTCGAGTGACAGAATCGCGCCCATTTACCAACGTTGGAATCGATTACTGTGGCCCTTTCTTTATAAAGGAAAAGAAGGTGCGCAACAGAGGTCGAATCAAGGTCTACGTGGCTGTCTTCGTATGTCTTGCCACCAAAGCAGTCCATCTGGAGATCGTGAGCGACTTGACCACTGAAGGATTTCTCGCTGCTTTAAGACGTTTCATCGCTCGACGGGGAGTTTGCAGCCACATATACTCCGATAATGGCACAAATTTCGTTGGTGCCAACAATGAATTGAAAGAGATTCACGAGTTTCTGATGAATGAGGATCAACAACAGAAAATTCTCCAATTTGCAACATTGAAGGAAATCCGTTGGCATTTCATCCCAGCACAATCTCCAAACTTTGGCGGACTCTGGGAATCAGCAGTTAAATCTTTCAAGCATCACCTGAAGAGGATTGTAACTAATGAGTTACTCACCTTTGAAGAGTTCAACACACTCACCATAGAGATTGAAGCTGTGCTAAACTCGCGACCTCTCACCTCTCTCTCCACGGATCCGAATGATCCAATCGCTTTAACTCCCGGTCATTTCTTGATTGGCGACTCCCTTACAAATCTGAGGGCTCCAGACTTTCGGGAGACTCCAAAGAATCGACTTTCAACCTGGCAACACATCCAGAAGTTGAAGCAGGACTTTTGGGCTCGCTGGCATCGAGAGTACATCAGCGGGCTCAACGTCAAATCTAAATGGACACTTGGGGAGCACCAAATTAAGGAGGGGACCATTGTCATCATCAAGGAGGACAACCTGCCTCCAATGCAGTGGGCATTAGGAAGGGTCATCAAGACTCACGCTGGCACTGATGGTATCATCCGAACAGTCACCGTGAAAACTGCCAAAGGGACCTATGAACGCAACGTGAGAAAGCTGGCTCCTCTACCCAACACCGATGACTCTACATGTTGA